The nucleotide window TCTTCATACTCAGCGTCAATACTTAAACCTAAAATTCGATAGTAGTTTTTCATGAATGCTATGTTATTCCCTATAAGTCTTATCTACTAAAGTAGCACAGACTCCAGCTCCAGTGACATTGGTCATTGTCCGCATCATATCAATTATTTTATCTATTCCAATTACTAATGCCAAGCCTTGTAATGGTAAACCAACACTAGTTAATACCACAGTTGCCATAATTGATGCGGTCCCAGGTACTCCAGCAGTACCAATTGTTGCAACTGCCGCAGTTAATGCGATTAATAAGTATTGTGTGGCCGATAAATCAATGCCAAAAACTTGAGCGGTAAGAATACAGACAATTGCGGGATAGATTGCACCACAACCATCCATTTTCATAGTTGCACCAAGAGGCGCTACAAATCCGGCAACGCGTTCACTAACTCTTACCCGATCAACTAGGGTTTCAAGAGTAACAGGTAATGTTCCAAGACTGGAAGATGTCGTAAATGCAGTTATCATTGCAGGCCAGAACTCTTTGAAAAAACGAATTGGATTTCGTTTGGCTACTATACTAATTAATAAAGCATAGATTATTAGCTGAATAAAGCAGGCTACATAAATCGCAACGATAAATTTACCCAGTGGTAAAAGGGTATCTAATCCATACTCATTGCCAACCGCTGTTAATAAGGCAAAAATCCCATACGGAGATAAGCGGATAATTTTACGCGTGATTTTAAACATTACTAGTGAAAATTCGTCAAAGAAGGTACGTACCGTTTTGCCTCTTTCACCAGTTGAAGTCAGTGCTAGTCCAAAGAAAATCGCAAAGATGATTACCGGGATGACTTTGCCATTGGCTATCTGTGCGATTAAATTACCCGGTAACATATCTAGGAAGGTACTACTTATCGTTGGAATCTGGCGTGGTTGATAATCCGTAGCTGCCAAAGCAAGTGTTAATCCATTGCCGGGATTAATTATCTTTCCAACAATAATACCAACTGTAGCAGCATAAAGCGCAGTTATTACAAACCATAATAAGGTTCTACTACCTAGTTTTTTTACTAGGCTCATATCTTCAAGCTTTGAGAAACTAGCAACAATAGTTGAAAAGGTAAGCGGTACAATAATCAGCTTCAATAACTGAAGAAACCCATCCCCAAATGGAACAATAAAATCTACTACTTTTTGTGGTAAATAATGCCCAGCGACTAACCCTAATACCAAAGCTAATAAACATTGATTCCCAAAGCCTAATTTACGCATCTAATTTTCCTTCATATTCCTCGGAATTAAACGAGTATTTTAATATAGATATGACTAGAAGGGAAACTTTAATGTGCTAAAATTGAGGCTTAATTTTAAACTCGGTAAGCGCTTGTTGTTTATGAAAAAATTTTTTATCACAACCCTAATGAAATTGTTGTCACTTCTGCCACTATCAGTAATCCGCTGGATAGGTGCAACAATAGGACTAATTTCATTGAAATTTTCCAAAAAGTCAGCTAAAAGGCTACCACATAATTTGCTAATTACTGGACTTGCAACACCAGAAACGGTTGATGAACTAACTAAAAAAACTGCGCAAGCACTAGGAATGACCTTTACTGAAGCAGCATTAATCGCTTGGCAAAAGAATAAAAAGCGCATAAGCAAATTATCTCAGGTAGATGAAAGCTTCTATGCCGTAAAGCGATTGATGGAGGAAGGCAAAAATATTGTATTCCTAACCCCGCATATTGGTAATTTTGAAGTAGCAGTAAAATATTTCTCGTATTATTTGCCAATGGATATTCAGATTTTGTATAAACCATCGAAAGATCCGGTTTTAGAAGAAATCATGGTTGAAGGTCGGAGTGAACCAAACATTACACCAGTACCGACTAATCGTAAAGGTGTATTAAGCTTGATGAAACACTTAAAATCTGGTGGTTCAATCGGAATTCTGCCCGATAATGTAGCTTCTGGTGGCGACGGAGAGTGGGTTAAGTTCTTCGGACAAGATGTTTATGCGACCTCATTGGCAGCCAAGATTTGTCAGATACCAAATACTCATGTAGTAATAGTTGCCAACACTCGGACTAAAAAAGGATTCCATTCTCGTTGCATACCATTTAAACCAAGTAACGATGATACTCATGATATTATGCAGGAATTATATTTCGAACTCGAGAAATTAATTCGTGAAACCCCGGAACAATATTATTGGTCATACGACCGTTTTCGTCATCCGGATAATGCCAAACCAAAACCTGAAGAAGTAGTAGCTAAATGAATTGGTTAAAACGACTACCCATTGATCTTGCATTAGGATTTTTTCGCCTATGTAGCATGATTCCGATGCCAATAGTAAATATGATAGGCACTGGACTTGGTAATCTACTCTATATCTTTCTGAAAAAACGCCGAAATGTAGGGCTCGTAAATCTAAGCTTATGCTTTCCAACCATGAATGATAAAGAAAAGCATCAACTTATTCGCGAACATTTTCAGGAATTGGTAAGGTTTAGCTTAGTTTATGGGTTGATTTTCTATGCTTCGCCAGAGAAATTAAGAAAGTTAATCAAATTACGTGGTTATGAAAATTTTGACCAGTTTCGCGGTAAACGCCCCGTCGTATATCTTGCACCGCATTTTTTAGGGCTAGATATTGGAGCAAATCGTTTAACTCTTGAAACACCCGGATATAGTGTTTATGCCCAACAACGAAATGAATATCTAACGAAGCGAATTAAGGATGCTAGGTTACGTTTTATCAAAGATAAGGGTGGTGAGATTTTTTCTCGGCAGGAAGGCTTACGGACAATTGTACGTAAAATGAAACAAACCTTTATTCCGTTTTACTATCTACCCGATCAAGATATGGATGAACGTGATTCGGTATATGTGCCTTTTTTTGCTCATCCAAACTGTGCTACACTGGCTACTTTCCCCAAACTAGTAAAATTAACTGATGCTGAAATAGTACCAATGGCAACTTATCGGGAAGGAAACCATTTTGTGGTTGAACTCTTCCCAGCATGGAAAGAAGAATATCCGACTGGAGATGAAGTCGCAGATGTTACACGAATGAACCGCTATATTGAAACCATGATTATGAAGCACCCAGCTCAGTACCTATGGTTACATAAACGCTTCAAAACTCAGCCGGGACTAGCACGTGGTAAATTGTACGAAAACTGTTAATATAAGAGCTTGTTTGCTAAGTTCCAATGAGCTACGAAATATAACCAAATGGTTAAAAAATTATAAGATTCTCGTTAAATAGAATAACTATTCGCCTCAAATTTTATAAATTTTTATCACATTTATCATAATTTCTCGCTTACATTAGCAAATAGGCTCTAAGACAAAAAGCATAAGGAATTAAACCATGACTCATGTTTATGATAAACCAAGCAAATATACTAAAGAGCAATTAGCTAGAATGTTTCCCTATAGCCTAGGAGAGGACATCGGCAATGCAGTTAGCCATTGTGTTGGTGCATTTATTGCTCTTGGGCTATTAATCAGCCTAGCTTGGATAGCTGGGCATTATGGTAACTGGCTTGATGGGTTTGCTTTTATCTTTTATGGCTTGACCATGCTATTCATGTTTGTTATGAGTACAGTTTATCATTCTATGGTAAATCATCTTGCCCGCTCAGTATTAAAGCGTATGGATCATGTAGCAATTTTTATCCTGATTCTTGGTTCATATACGCCATATGTATTTAGCCTTCTTAAAACCCAAAGAGCCTACATTACCTATGCAGTAATATTTTTCCTAACCATACTTGGCGTTATCTTCAAGGCTATTTATGCAGGGCGATTTAAACGAATCGGTACTTTGATTTATGTTTTGATGGGGTGGGCATCTCTGGTATTAATGCCACAAATAATTGCAAAATTACCAGCTACAGGAGTTGCTTTCCTACTAGGTGGTGGGGTGGTTTATACACTAGGTGCACTATTTTATGCCTTTAGTAAATTTAAATATTCGCACATGGTTTGGCATATTTTTGTAATCGTTGCAGTTGTATCGGTATATGCATCGGTAGCTTTTTATATTTTACAATATCGTTAAAAAATTAATTAGAATATTTAAGAAGCAATGATAATAAAACTCAATGATTTAAAAGAGCAATTAGTAAGAAGAAAAATAATAACCCAAGAATCTCAACCCATTTTAGTATAAATAACAAAAACTGTAGGATAGCTCATAAATGACAAAAATTAATTTTCAGGTGCACCCATCTTCCATTATTGACGAAGGGGCAACAATTGGTAATGAGACCAAGATTTGGCATTTTAGCCATGTTTGTGGTGGAGCGGTAATAGGAGAGAAATGCTCGCTTGGACAAAATGTTTTTATCGGTAACGATGTAATTATCGGTAATAATGTAAAAATTCAAAATAATGTATCAGTTTATGATGCCGTTTATCTTGAAGATGATGTTTTCTGCGGACCATCGATGGTTTTTACCAATGTTTATAATCCCAGAAGTCATATAATCAGAAAGCATGAATATCGCAAAACACTAGTGAAACGAGGAGCAACAATTGGGGCGAATGCCACTGTAGTTTGTGGTGTAACCATTGGTGAATATGCCTTTATTGGTGCTGGATCAGTTATTAATAAAGACGTAAAACCTTATGCAATGATGGTTGGTGTTCCTGCTAGGCAGATTGGCTGGGTTTGCAGCTGCGGTGTGAAATTAGTTGCTACTGCTGAAGTTGCTTGTTGCGAATCTTGTGGCAAAATGTATCGGATTGAAAATGGATCGTGCAATCCGCTCTAACTTGTTTTAATTGGCTGAAATTCAATTGAAAAATCAATTCTTTAGTAGGTTATTTACCACAAATCAAGAAAAAGCCTTGACAATACTATGTTTGATATGAGATAATACCTACCTTATCAATCGCGGGGTGGAGCAGCTTGGTAGCTCGTCGGGCTCATAACCCGAAGGTCGTTGGTTCAAATCCAGCCCCCGCAACCAATTAAATCAATACATCATACTAAAATTCAAGTAAATACTTTAATATCAATTATTTAGCTGTAATAACCTAATCAAAATCAGTATAGTAATATTGTGACATTTTTCCCCGCTTCATATGCCAAAATAAAGGCTTTAAGAAACAGAGTACATGAGTATTGCAAAAGCCTTTATACCTACTCTATTGGCAAACACCACACTGTTGTTTTTTATTATACGGTAATAGCATCAGTAAATTTGCCATCCCACAAAATCCAGTTACTCCGGCAAAAGTCAACCCGGCACCAACAAAACCACTCAAGAGGAAAAATCCGGGCGCAACAAAATAGCCCAATAAAACCCCAAGCATAATTAACGAGCCTGCAACAATTTGTACCTGACGCATAATTGGTAATGGAGCTTTGCTATTTTTATTTACTATGCAACCAATGGCTTTCCATGCAGAAATACCGCCATTGACGATTAGAACTTCTTCTCGATCAATTTGAGCAAATTTTGCTTCATTCATCTTGGTACGATTACCTGATTGACAGTGAATTGCAACATGTTCCATGCTTTTTCCGGCAATCGCAAGCTGCTTTGGATCAAACTTTGAAAGTGGCATATTTAGCGCACCACGGATATGCTCACGATTAAATTCATCATGCTCACGAATATCACAAACTAGTACCTCATCCGTATCGTAGAGTTGTTTTAATTCCTGTGCTGATATGTATCTGATTTTAGCCATGATTGCTATCCTCTTAATTAAAATTATATGCAGTTAAAATTGGATTACGATTAAGAGTTTTATCGTTAAAATATTCATAGTATGAAAGACCTAAGAATCCTCCAGCTACATTTACCACATTGCTATAGCCAAGATTTTGTAAAGCCAAAGCTCCGTTATAGCTACGCTGCCCACTTCGGCAATGAAGATAAACAGGTCTATCTTTAGGAATTTCCTGATAGCGACTCCGTAACTCACTTAGTGGAATATGATATGAACCAATTATTTTACCTTTCTCCAACTCTGGAGTTTCTCTCACATCAACAATATATGCACCAGATTCAACAAGGTTTCGGACTTCATTAGGACTAACTTGACTAAAAGATTTATCCGCAATATTTGCTGCGACATAACCAGCCATGTTTACTACATCTTTTGCGGAGCTATATGGTGGTGCGTAGCAAAGTTCAATTTCCGTCAAATCATCAATAGTTGCGCCAAACTTGATTGCGGTAGCAATAACATCAATCCGTTTATCGGCATTACCTTTACCAATTGCCTGTGCCCCAAGAACTTTTCGGGTGTTTTTATCAAAAATCAGTTTGAAGAACATAGTACTATTATCCGGCATCAAACTAACCTTATCATTTGGAGTAATAATTACTGTTTCATAATCAATATCCATTTTTGTTGCCTGAATAAACCCCTCGGTTAATCCAGTAGACGCAGCATTGAGATTAAATACCTTGATACAGGACGAACCAATATAGCCGGGATTTAGAAAGTCTTGTCCATTGATATGATCTGCAACTCCACGTGCCTGAATTTGTGCTGGCCAGGCAAGAGCAAGTTTCCATTTATCATCGAATAATTTACCATCAACTTCAATCGCATCACCGATTGCATAGATATCCGGATCATTAGTCTGACACATTGGACTAGTAGCAATTGCTCCAGTCTTGCCAATTTCTAATCCAGCCTCTTTTGCCAAATGTGTTTCCGGGCTAACTCCGATTGCCATAATAACAATATCAGCCGCAACTTTTTTACCTGAGCCAAGAAGAACAGTATTTGTGTCAAATCCTGCCACCTTATCATTTACAAGCAAATTGATCCCATGATCAAGAATTTCTTTATGCAAAATCTGTACCATATCATAATCAAAAGTTCGCAAGATTTGTGGCATTGCCTCAATCAAGCTAACATCATAACCAGCCTCTTTTAAGTTTTCCGCAACCTCAACACCAATAAATCCACCACCAATAACAGCAATTTTTTTGGATTTGTCCTGAATTGCATTATGTAGATTATTAATGTCAGTTACGTTACGCACTGTAAACAAATTTATTTTTTCAATGCCGGGAATCGGTGGGACTATAGGTTTAGCCCCCGGAGACAGGATTAATTTATCATAGCTTTCAGTATATAACTCACCACTATTTAAATCTTTTATTGTAATTATTTTGTCTTGACGATTAATCGCGGTTACTTCATTCTTGGTACGCGCAATAATATTATATTGTTTCAGGAATTTCTCGGGTGACATCAGTACCAGCTTATCACTTGAAGAAATATGACCACCAAGAAAATAAGGTAAACTACAATTCGAGAATGAGACATGTTCACCACGCTCAAACATTATAATCTGATCATCTTCACTTAATCTGCGTAGCCGTGCTGCTGCGGATGCACCACCTGCAACTCCACCAATGATTAATATTTTTCGTGCCATTTTGTATATATCCTAATATCGTTCACAACATTATTTTAGATTATTCTAATATAATGTGTCAAGATATATTTTATATATATGGATGTCTTGTAATCGCACTTAGATGAAGTAATTACCCAGATATTCAGGATTTAAAGGCATATTTATTATTGTTGTAATCCCCTGAATTATAAGTGTAGTTTGCTCTAAATCAGTGTAAAACTCGAAAATAACATTATCTTGATAATCTATTTTAGAAATAACACTATTATTTTGTAAATAATATTTAACCTTATCGGCAAGAGTATAGCTAACATGAATCCGATATAAGTCTTTGGCTGTCTTT belongs to Aquella oligotrophica and includes:
- a CDS encoding dicarboxylate/amino acid:cation symporter gives rise to the protein MRKLGFGNQCLLALVLGLVAGHYLPQKVVDFIVPFGDGFLQLLKLIIVPLTFSTIVASFSKLEDMSLVKKLGSRTLLWFVITALYAATVGIIVGKIINPGNGLTLALAATDYQPRQIPTISSTFLDMLPGNLIAQIANGKVIPVIIFAIFFGLALTSTGERGKTVRTFFDEFSLVMFKITRKIIRLSPYGIFALLTAVGNEYGLDTLLPLGKFIVAIYVACFIQLIIYALLISIVAKRNPIRFFKEFWPAMITAFTTSSSLGTLPVTLETLVDRVRVSERVAGFVAPLGATMKMDGCGAIYPAIVCILTAQVFGIDLSATQYLLIALTAAVATIGTAGVPGTASIMATVVLTSVGLPLQGLALVIGIDKIIDMMRTMTNVTGAGVCATLVDKTYRE
- a CDS encoding lysophospholipid acyltransferase family protein — protein: MKKFFITTLMKLLSLLPLSVIRWIGATIGLISLKFSKKSAKRLPHNLLITGLATPETVDELTKKTAQALGMTFTEAALIAWQKNKKRISKLSQVDESFYAVKRLMEEGKNIVFLTPHIGNFEVAVKYFSYYLPMDIQILYKPSKDPVLEEIMVEGRSEPNITPVPTNRKGVLSLMKHLKSGGSIGILPDNVASGGDGEWVKFFGQDVYATSLAAKICQIPNTHVVIVANTRTKKGFHSRCIPFKPSNDDTHDIMQELYFELEKLIRETPEQYYWSYDRFRHPDNAKPKPEEVVAK
- a CDS encoding lysophospholipid acyltransferase family protein, translating into MNWLKRLPIDLALGFFRLCSMIPMPIVNMIGTGLGNLLYIFLKKRRNVGLVNLSLCFPTMNDKEKHQLIREHFQELVRFSLVYGLIFYASPEKLRKLIKLRGYENFDQFRGKRPVVYLAPHFLGLDIGANRLTLETPGYSVYAQQRNEYLTKRIKDARLRFIKDKGGEIFSRQEGLRTIVRKMKQTFIPFYYLPDQDMDERDSVYVPFFAHPNCATLATFPKLVKLTDAEIVPMATYREGNHFVVELFPAWKEEYPTGDEVADVTRMNRYIETMIMKHPAQYLWLHKRFKTQPGLARGKLYENC
- the trhA gene encoding PAQR family membrane homeostasis protein TrhA — translated: MTHVYDKPSKYTKEQLARMFPYSLGEDIGNAVSHCVGAFIALGLLISLAWIAGHYGNWLDGFAFIFYGLTMLFMFVMSTVYHSMVNHLARSVLKRMDHVAIFILILGSYTPYVFSLLKTQRAYITYAVIFFLTILGVIFKAIYAGRFKRIGTLIYVLMGWASLVLMPQIIAKLPATGVAFLLGGGVVYTLGALFYAFSKFKYSHMVWHIFVIVAVVSVYASVAFYILQYR
- a CDS encoding acyltransferase, coding for MTKINFQVHPSSIIDEGATIGNETKIWHFSHVCGGAVIGEKCSLGQNVFIGNDVIIGNNVKIQNNVSVYDAVYLEDDVFCGPSMVFTNVYNPRSHIIRKHEYRKTLVKRGATIGANATVVCGVTIGEYAFIGAGSVINKDVKPYAMMVGVPARQIGWVCSCGVKLVATAEVACCESCGKMYRIENGSCNPL
- a CDS encoding rhodanese family protein; its protein translation is MAKIRYISAQELKQLYDTDEVLVCDIREHDEFNREHIRGALNMPLSKFDPKQLAIAGKSMEHVAIHCQSGNRTKMNEAKFAQIDREEVLIVNGGISAWKAIGCIVNKNSKAPLPIMRQVQIVAGSLIMLGVLLGYFVAPGFFLLSGFVGAGLTFAGVTGFCGMANLLMLLPYNKKQQCGVCQ
- a CDS encoding FAD-dependent oxidoreductase; this encodes MARKILIIGGVAGGASAAARLRRLSEDDQIIMFERGEHVSFSNCSLPYFLGGHISSSDKLVLMSPEKFLKQYNIIARTKNEVTAINRQDKIITIKDLNSGELYTESYDKLILSPGAKPIVPPIPGIEKINLFTVRNVTDINNLHNAIQDKSKKIAVIGGGFIGVEVAENLKEAGYDVSLIEAMPQILRTFDYDMVQILHKEILDHGINLLVNDKVAGFDTNTVLLGSGKKVAADIVIMAIGVSPETHLAKEAGLEIGKTGAIATSPMCQTNDPDIYAIGDAIEVDGKLFDDKWKLALAWPAQIQARGVADHINGQDFLNPGYIGSSCIKVFNLNAASTGLTEGFIQATKMDIDYETVIITPNDKVSLMPDNSTMFFKLIFDKNTRKVLGAQAIGKGNADKRIDVIATAIKFGATIDDLTEIELCYAPPYSSAKDVVNMAGYVAANIADKSFSQVSPNEVRNLVESGAYIVDVRETPELEKGKIIGSYHIPLSELRSRYQEIPKDRPVYLHCRSGQRSYNGALALQNLGYSNVVNVAGGFLGLSYYEYFNDKTLNRNPILTAYNFN